AAAAGACATATAGCAGTCGATACCCAAGGGCTTCCTCATGCGATTCACATTACCACCGCTAATATCACTGACAGAAATGGGTGTATAGAAGCATTTTCACTACATAAAAACCATTTGTTCGTTGTAAAAAGTGTTTTAGCAGATGGAGGATATTCTGGAGAAAGATTTGCAAAGAGTGTGCAGGAAATATTAGGATGTATATTAGAAATAGCCAAAAGAAATGCACTTCACACTTTTACAGTTATCCCCAAAAGATGGGTTGTAGAGCGTTCTTTTGCGTGGATAGAAAAATGTCGCAGGCTATGGAAAAATTGCGAAAGAAAACTACATACAAGCCTGAATATGGTGGCTCTTGCTTTTATTGCTCTACTTTTGAAAAGATTTTAAACAGGCTCTAAGATGTCTGATAAGGAAAGTTTAGAACTAGTTATTTTCTAGAAAACCCAAAACTGAGGTTCATAGGGACAGGACATAAAGGCATAATTGTATCAATGGTAGAAAGAACTTCCAAGCTAACCTATGAAGGTTGAAAGGTCCATCTATTATAATGTTTTATTCTTTCCACAAATCTTTTAATCTCTGTTTTCTACCTGAATAGAAAGAATAGGATTCATATCTTGCAGGATCTTTTTTATAAAACTGTTGGTGATATAGCTCTGCCGGATAAAAGGTTTGCATTGGCAAAATTTGTACTAAGCAGGATAAGGGTAGCTCGTTTTTAGAGCACTCTGCTAACTCTTTTTGTTGTGCGTTGTGATAAAAAATCGTTGGTCGATATTGCGAACCAATATCACAAAATTGGCCATCGGATCTTGTAGGATCAATATGATGCCAATAAAAATCTAGAAGTTTTTCATAACTAATCTGCCTTGGATCATAGAGTATTTGAACAGCTTCTACATGTCCTGTTTTTTCTGAGCAAACCTCTTTATAGCTGGGATTTTTTATATCCCCTCCTGTATAACCAACCTGTGTTTGTAAAACACCTGACAAATGATCAAAATCATGTTGTATACACCAAAAACACCCTCCTGCAAACGTCGCTAATTCTTCCATAGTTCTCTTATAATAAAATAAATTTTTGGTAAATTTTCTCTGCAAAAGCGTAGCCTATTAAAAAAAAAGCCCCTCCCAAAAAACCCCAAAAATAGAGAGCAGAATGTTTTATCTGTAAAAGATAAGTCATGCTTAAACCAAGAACAAAAAAGATAAGATCTAAAAAAAAATACAGTGAAGAAGCGTGCGGAATGAGTGTTCCCATACAAGCACAGGGAAGTTTAATGCTATACCAAAAAATAGAATACCCAGCGAATGAAGCAAACATCACAGCTGTAATCACCCACATGGGCCAATGATTTCTGTAGATAAAAAGAGCTATGATAAAACATATTTCAAAAAAACTAACCCAATGCTCTAACTTTTTGATTTTTTCAGAGGGGTAAAAAACCTTTCCATAAATGGCCAATAATAAAAAACAAGAAATGAGAATAGTAGCGCTTAAAGCAATAAGGTTTTTATTTTTTTTAAAAAGCATACTCCCCTCTTTTAAAGTATATTCCTTACTAGGATATAATAAAAAGTTTTTTTATACAAGCTTAGCTCCGAGTTTTTAATGGATATTTTGTTTGAACAAATATCCAATTAATGGAAAGTGTGATATAAGGGAAAGCATATGGAATGTTTGTTGGAACTGATTACGCGCCATGCCCATAACGCACATTGGTATGTATTTGGAGGGATTATTTTAGCTGGTTTTAATATACCGTTAAGCACAGACCTGTTGATTTTGCTCAGTGCTTTTATCGCTGCTACTATTCTACCAGAACACACCTGGCATTTATTGATAAGTGTTATCCTTGGCTGTTACTTTTCCGCTTGGTGTGCTTATTGGATGGGCCGTCTTTTTGGCTTACAGCTGTCTCGTTTTAAGTGGTTTCAATCGATCTTTCATGTAAACCGGATGAAAAAAATCAAAAATTTTTATGAAAGATATGGATTTTTAACCCTTCTTATTGGACGCTTTATCCCCTTTGGAGTACGTAACTGCATTTTTATGTCTTCTGGAATGAGTCGATTTAATTTTCTTCGATTTATCTTTATGGACGCTTTTGCATGTCTTATTTGGAGCGGGGTCTACTTTTATTTATTTTACAGCTTTAGTCAATTTTATAAGGTCATATGGCAACACTTTAAAACCGCCAATATTTTTGTATTGATAGTTTTCGGTGTGACGGTAATTGCAGGAATTTGGTATAAGCAATGGAAAAGGGTCCAAAAGGCAAATCCTTCTATAAACTAGAACTAGCTTTTAAATCAAAATGAGTCAAAAACTAATATGATTGGTTTATCAAATAGCTTATCACTTTTGCGCGCTCCTTTAGCATTTTTATTTCTGTATGAAAGTATTCCTGTACGTATCACTGCTATTATTCTAGCCATGATAACCGATATCGTAGACGGTTACTTAGCACGCAAGCGTCGAGCTGTTACAAGGCTTGGAGCTATTTTAGATCCTGCCATGGATAAATTCTTTGTATTTTTTATTTTATCTATTTTGCTAATGGAAAAAAGATTGCCTATCTGGCAAGCTTGTGCAATTGTTTCACGTGATTTTTTCTTGTGTTTATTTGGGATCTATTTAAGTTTTCGATCAGCCTGGTCGGGATACCGTTTTGAATCGATTCGATGGGGCAAAGTATCTACAGCGTTGCAATTTTTTATTTTAATCGGGTTAGCTATGAGATATCGATTCTCTGCTTATTTATATTTGCTATTTATAACGCTTGGCCTTCTAGCTTTTATAGAGCTCTTTAAAAGACAACTATTAGTTGTTAAGCAAAATAAATCTTAAATCATTTTTCAATAACCATTATAGGGTTTGGCACCTGAATGCCCATTTGCTGAATTGTTTTATATAAAAGACACAGAATTTCTTGTTTTACTAGTAAATACTGTTCGTATCTTGTCTGTTTGGTATAGATTTCTACAAATAACTCTAATGAATACATTCCAAAAGAAGAGAAAATCACATTAATCGGTAAATAAGCATCTACCGATAGATGCTTTTCAAATACTTCTTTTAAGGTTTGTGTCAACTCTCCTAACTTCGCAAAATCCTCTTTTCTAATACCCACCGTAATTTGAATACGTCGATGACTCATTCTCGATATATTAATGACATGGATCGTAGAAAAAATGGCATTAGGTAAATAGGCCAAGCGTTTATCTCTATCTCTTATTACAGTTAAATACCAACCTAGTTCCTCTACAATCCCCTCTAAACCTCCACGATCAGGTAAGGAAATGGAATCGCCTAACACAAAAGGACGATTGATCCAAAGCATCATGCCTCCAAAAAAATTGGCAATAACCTCTTTAGCTGCAAATCCCAAAGCTGCTGCACCTACACCTCCAAAGGCAATTAGAGGAACTATATCTAATCCCCAAATTTGTAAAATGATCAACGAAAATATACAAATAACAACAATGGAAATTAATCGACCTATCATGAAAACATGTGGCATATCGATTTTTTTTTTGGTCTGCTTAAAGTAAATAAAATCTTTCTCTATTTCTTTTTTCCAACGCAAAAACACCCAAACTAAGGTAAAAATAACGATTGTTTTAAAAAAAGAATGACTATATTCGTAGATAAGAGGGAGTCGAAAATGAACTGCAACAAGAGAAGTGATCAAACAAATAGCACAAATCCATAGAAAAAGAAAACTGGGTAAATAAAAAATAGTATCGATCCTGCCTTTCCAACAATCTAAAGGAAAACGTCTTGCTATCTTCCTAAGGATTTTCTTGAGAAAAAAACTGATAAAAATTAGCAGCCCAAGATAAAATACAATTTTTAACCACCAAAACCGTTGCAAATCTGTAAAAGAAAAACTGATCATGTCTATTGCTCTATAAAAAAGTAAATCCTAGTATATAGTGGTTCCGATTCAATCGGATAGAAAAATACAGGATTAACGACAAGTTTCAAGTCGTTGACTTGAACCCCATTAAGCTAGCCGTTTGAATTGGCACTACTATATACTCTATGCGATTTTCTTAGACAAGGTAAAAAGCTGGATCAAAAAACTATACTTCTCTAAGATTCAAGAACCCATAATATCTATTGGAGATAAGAAATATGCACTACCCTAGAGAATCGATTATAACTTCTACTATTCGTTCTTTTTTTCGTTCTTTTGCTGTTTTTATCGGTTTTTTTACAGCCCTTATGCTTATCTTATTTGGTTTAATCAGTCTTTCTTCTCCCTATATACAACCAGAAAAAAGTACGCTTTTGCTCAGCCCAGATGCCAAGGGTCAAAGACAACTAATAGGCCCTACTTCCGATGTCATATTGAAGTTGGATATCTCTGGAATAATAGGCATAAAAAATCTTACCACAGAAAAAATCACTTCTTTATTAATCGATGCCCAAGAAGGTGTATTGAAAAACGATCGAGTAAAGGCGGTTGTGCTTTACATAAATACACCAGGAGGAACTGTAACGGATTCCGATGGGATTTATCGCGCTATAATGAACTTTAAAACAAAGCATAAATTATCTGTTTATGCGTATGTAGATGGCATGTGTGCATCAGGTGGTATGTATATTGCCTGTGCTGCAGATAAAGTGTTTGCCTCTTCTAATAGTGTTATAGGGTCTGTCGGAGTGCGTTTTGGTCCGGCTTTTAATTTCTCTACTTTGATGCAATGCTACGGAGTAGAGGCTTTGACAATCACACAAGGTAAAGATAAGGATGCGTTAAATCCTTTTAGACCTTGGAAAGAAGATGAAGACCTCTCCTATCGCAACTTAACCTCCGCCATGTATCAGCAATTTGTAAATCTTGTTACATCAGCACGTCCTGCTTTGAACAAACAAAAACTCATTTCCGATTATGGTGCTCATGTATTTATATCTGAAGAAGCGTTGGAGTATGGTTACATAGATGTAGCAAATAGCAGCTATAATGAA
This is a stretch of genomic DNA from Candidatus Rhabdochlamydia oedothoracis. It encodes these proteins:
- a CDS encoding DedA family protein, producing MLELITRHAHNAHWYVFGGIILAGFNIPLSTDLLILLSAFIAATILPEHTWHLLISVILGCYFSAWCAYWMGRLFGLQLSRFKWFQSIFHVNRMKKIKNFYERYGFLTLLIGRFIPFGVRNCIFMSSGMSRFNFLRFIFMDAFACLIWSGVYFYLFYSFSQFYKVIWQHFKTANIFVLIVFGVTVIAGIWYKQWKRVQKANPSIN
- a CDS encoding mechanosensitive ion channel family protein, producing the protein MISFSFTDLQRFWWLKIVFYLGLLIFISFFLKKILRKIARRFPLDCWKGRIDTIFYLPSFLFLWICAICLITSLVAVHFRLPLIYEYSHSFFKTIVIFTLVWVFLRWKKEIEKDFIYFKQTKKKIDMPHVFMIGRLISIVVICIFSLIILQIWGLDIVPLIAFGGVGAAALGFAAKEVIANFFGGMMLWINRPFVLGDSISLPDRGGLEGIVEELGWYLTVIRDRDKRLAYLPNAIFSTIHVINISRMSHRRIQITVGIRKEDFAKLGELTQTLKEVFEKHLSVDAYLPINVIFSSFGMYSLELFVEIYTKQTRYEQYLLVKQEILCLLYKTIQQMGIQVPNPIMVIEK
- a CDS encoding CDP-alcohol phosphatidyltransferase family protein, which codes for MIGLSNSLSLLRAPLAFLFLYESIPVRITAIILAMITDIVDGYLARKRRAVTRLGAILDPAMDKFFVFFILSILLMEKRLPIWQACAIVSRDFFLCLFGIYLSFRSAWSGYRFESIRWGKVSTALQFFILIGLAMRYRFSAYLYLLFITLGLLAFIELFKRQLLVVKQNKS
- the msrA gene encoding peptide-methionine (S)-S-oxide reductase MsrA, with translation MEELATFAGGCFWCIQHDFDHLSGVLQTQVGYTGGDIKNPSYKEVCSEKTGHVEAVQILYDPRQISYEKLLDFYWHHIDPTRSDGQFCDIGSQYRPTIFYHNAQQKELAECSKNELPLSCLVQILPMQTFYPAELYHQQFYKKDPARYESYSFYSGRKQRLKDLWKE
- a CDS encoding S49 family peptidase; its protein translation is MHYPRESIITSTIRSFFRSFAVFIGFFTALMLILFGLISLSSPYIQPEKSTLLLSPDAKGQRQLIGPTSDVILKLDISGIIGIKNLTTEKITSLLIDAQEGVLKNDRVKAVVLYINTPGGTVTDSDGIYRAIMNFKTKHKLSVYAYVDGMCASGGMYIACAADKVFASSNSVIGSVGVRFGPAFNFSTLMQCYGVEALTITQGKDKDALNPFRPWKEDEDLSYRNLTSAMYQQFVNLVTSARPALNKQKLISDYGAHVFISEEALEYGYIDVANSSYNETLEALASRANLESYQVMTIQLAHNFLSELSQARCSFIEKMSHLFSPRPHSLHPELEGKFLYLYQPGQLL